GTTCATTCACGGGTGCGTAAAACTGGTTTTTGTATCCCGCAGACTCAAAAGATCCATCCTGATCTCCAAAAGCCAACATCTGGCTGGCTATGTAATTGCCTAATGCAGCGGGAGAACCATCGACATAGTCTGTGGACTCATCAGATGGGTCATACCCCAATGACTCCATCAGCGCATCCATTTCCTCTTTGATAAGCAAAATACCGGGTGACCTGACAAAACGATGTTCCAGCAACCTATAGACTGCATAACTCATAGCCTCTTCCTGTGCCAGAGTCACATTTTCAGGAATATGGACGCCCGAAAAGGGAATATGAAAACCAGAATGCATTCGTCCGAGAAAGTAGGGCGACGCCTGCAACTCATAAGCAGCCCAGGCATCATACATGGCTGCTGAGATATGAAATAGATTTCTGGCATGCACAGTCGGCCTGGCATAATCTTTTCTGATGGCATCCAGAACCACCTCATTCCACTGCCTCGCAACAGAATGCTGAGCAATCACTTGAGTAGCCGTACTCACGAGCAGGCCACCAAGCAGTAGATAACAAAGCAGGAGTTTCATCATTGGTCAAGCTTGTGTACAAAAACAAACATCTGACAATTATCCCTCATTACGCTCAAGCAAAAAAAGCAAAACTTTAATGGCAGTCAACTTTGGTTTTACTCGACCTCTGGCAGAGCAAACGCCACATACTCATCCCCTTTCTCTGGAGTGTCCTTACCACCACTGGCCGCCACTACCACATACTGTCGGCCATCCACCTCATAGGTGGCGGGTGTGGCCAGTCCGGGTCGGGGCAGTCTTCCCTTCCAGAGTTCGGCACCGGTTTCCTTATCAAATGCCCTGATAAAAGGATCTTTGGTTCCGGCAATAAAAATCAACCCTCCGGCCGTCACCACGGGTCCTCCATAATTTTCGGTTCCAGTTTTCGGGATTCCCCGTGCAGTCAACTCCTCAAACTCTCCCAATGGCACTTTCCATTTGATGGTCCCATCATTCAGATCTATGGCATTCAAGTGTCCCCAAGGAGGCTTTACCGCCGGATACCCATCACGGTCCACAAAGCGCTGATAGCCTTCCATGCGATACTGCAAAGCTTCCAGATTCTTCGTGCCATTGGATTCCACCTCCTCCTGGTCGCCGGTCCAATTGAGCAGATAGTCTATCAGGGCTGTGACCTGATCCTCTTCCAGATAGCTGAATGCGGGCATACTACCTTTCCCTTTGCGGATTCTCTCAGCCATCTCCTGAGGTTTCATTCGAGACTTCACATCGGTGAGTGCGGGCACAGCCCCGTGAAAGGTAGAGCCACTCAGATCTGCTCCATGGCAACTCATACAATTGGCCTGATACAGATTCTTACCCATGGTAAGTGGATCCTGATCCTCAGCGTCCAGCTCAATCATCTTGATGATCCAGGCCATTTCATTCCCATTGACATAGAGTATCCCGGTGGTAGGATCATAACCTGCGCCACCCCATTCTCCACCTCCATCCAACCCGGGATAGAGGAGTGTGCCGGCTGTGCTTGGTGGAATAAACTGGCCTCCATACTGATATCCTCTGATCCGGGTAAGCAACTCCTCTTTATGGTTCGAATAAGGATTTAAATCATCCTCCGTCAATGTTTGTCTGGAGAATGGCGGCGGTTCAGTCGGCAGGGGTTGTGTAGGCCAGGCCGCCTCTCCGGGGAGCTCTGAGGGTGGATAGGGCTTTTCCTCAATTGGGAAAAGTGACTCACCCGTCTCTCTATTAAAAACATACACGTGCCCGGACTTGGAAATCTGAGCCACTGCATCTACTGATTTTCCATCCTTTCTTACGGTGACCAAAGTAGGCGGTGCCGGAAAATCACGGTCCCATATATCATGATGTACAGCCTGAAAATGCCAGATGCGCTCACCGGTATTGGCATTGAGGGCAATGAGGCTATTGGCAAACAGGTTAGCTCCCTTCCTATTGGCTCCATAAAAATCATAAGAGGCCGATCCTGTGGGCACAAACAATATACCACGGGTTTCATCCACTGTCATGCCCGTCCAGTTATTGGCTCCACCGATAAATCGATAAGCAGTTGTATCTTCCCATGAATCATAGCCATATTCTCCTGGGTGTGGAATGGTATGAAAAATCCATTTCTGCTCGCCAGTCACCGCATCAAACCCCCTGATGTGACCTGGAGCAGCCGGCAATGTTTCCGCTGTGAGGGAGCCCATGAGGATAAGGTCTTTATACACTGTAGCCGGGGCGTGGTACTGGTAAGCAAGACCAGTAATGTCCCTATCGAGTCCTTTGGTCAGATCAATCCTTCCACCATCACCAAATGAGGTGACTAGTTCACCCGTCTCGGCGTTCAGGGCATAGAGGTACTTATCAGCGGTGAAGATGATGCGTGTTTGCGTACCATCCGTCCAGGCTGCCAGCCCACGGGCAAAATCCTTTTTATCGGTTCCTTCGAAGGGATCAAACTTCCATTTCTCTACTCCCGTGGCCGCGTCCAACGCAAAGACCTTGAAATGTGAAGAGGCAGCAAAGAGTGTACGCCCAATGATCAGTGGGTTGCATTGGCTATAGCTCTTGCCGTCATCATCTCCAGGCTCGTAGCTCCATACTTTTTGTAGCTGCGTGACATTTTCGCGGTTGATGTCTGTAAGGGAAGAATAGTGCGTTCGTCCTGCATCCCCCAGGTAGTTATCCCACGCTTTGTACGGATCACTGGAAATGGTAGCACTGTCATTGCAGCCCGCTCCCAAAAGGGAAATCAGGATGATTAAAGTTCCCGCTATTCGGTTCATCGTTTTTAGGTTGGTCCTTCAGGAAAGGTAAACAATACCCGTCGATTCCTAAACCCGTTGCCACTCAAAGGATTTTTTTCCCTAACTTCTGGTGACTTTTTTAAAACCGGTTTTTCTGACTCCAACCAACATTCAATCCATGCGAAAACACTTTGCCCCTCTTTTCATTCTCCTGATAATCTTCACCAGCTGCAATGATCAAAAAGTAGCAGAGAATGCTTCACCTAATGATCTACCCAGGAGCACTCCTGAGGCTGAGGGCATCTCTTCTCTGGCCATTAGTACCTTAATAGATTCGATGAATCAGAGTAATCTGGGTTTCCACAGCATCATGATCATTCGGCATGGGCAAGTGGTAGCAGAAGGTTGGTGGAACCCTTACCGGGAAGAGCTGAAGCATTCACTCTATTCATTGAGTAAAAGTTTTACCTCCACAGCCGTTGGCCTTGCGGTGCAGGAAGGCCTGCTTACGGTAAACGATCCGGTGATTTCCTTCTTCCCCAATGACTTACCAGCAGAGGTATCTGACCGCCTGGCATCCATGACCATCAAGAACCTGCTAACCATGAATACCGGCCACTCTCAAGGTACGCTGAATACCATGCGAAACGACTCCACCGGTAACTGGCCGAAGGCCTTTTTGGCTCAGCCTCTCACTCACGAACCGGGCACTCATTTTTTTTACAACACCGGAGCCACCTATATGCTCTCCAATATTATTCAGCAGAAAACAGGGCTGACAGTGCAGGCCTACCTGACTCCACGTTTGTTTGAGCCACTGGGCATCACAGGCATGGACTGGGAGGTGGATCCAAAAGGTGTGAACGTGGGCGGATATGGCCTGAGGGTAAAAACCGAAGACATTGCCAAACTGGGGCTCCTATACCTGAACAAGGGTGAATGGAAAGGTGAGCAGCTGTTGTCGGCAGACTGGGTGGAAGAAGCCACCAGCAAGCAAGTAACTTCTCAGGAGGGGGATAACGACTGGTCGCAGGGCTATGGCTACCAGTTTTGGCGATGCAAACCGGCCGGGCTCTATCGCGGAGATGGTGCCTTTGGCCAATACTGCATTGTGATGCCTGAACAAGATGCCGTGGTGGCCATCACCAGTGAAACCTTTGATATGCAAGCCTGCATGACCCTGATCTGGAAATACCTCCTTCCGGAAATGAAACCTGACGAACTGGATGAAGATCCCGAGACCTGGAATGCCCTCCAGTCAAAAATGAAAGCACTCTCCCTACCGGTGCCCACTTACAGCACCTCCTCCCCCATGACAAGCCTGCTTCAGGGAAAAGTGATCGCACTTGAACCCAATGAATTTGACATTGAATCGCTGGCTTTCACTTTTGGTGTGAATGACGTCTCTATGGATATCTACCGGCCCTACGGCCAAAGCACCATGATCCTGGGGGTAAATGAATGGCAATCGAGTGCGTTAGACAGGTACAACCTCTTTGAGCGCCCGGATCAGCAACCCATCAGGTCTGTCACAGCCGGCACTCTGGGCTGGAAAGACAGCAAAACCATGGTGATCAATGTCCGATATCTGGAAATGGCCCACGGGGATGAGATCACTCTGAGCTTTGATGAGGATGGAAAAGTGACCCTCTCCTTTCTGGGGAGTGTGGCCGCAGGGCGACAGGACGGCTCAGAAAATAGAACGCCCATCACGGGTGTAATACAACAACAAGAAACGCTATAAGCCATGAAAAACACATTTTTGATCAGTCTCCTGCTGGTGGGCATCCACCTGCAATGCACAGAGGCCCAGACCATCCAGGAGCGGTTGGGGTACAACAAAAACACCAAACTACTGATTGTACACGCAGACGATCTGGGTGTCTCCCATTCTGAAAACATGGCCTCCTTTGAAGCCATTGAAAAAGGAATGGTCACCTCCGCAAGCATTTTGGTGCCCGCGCCATGGTTTTCAGAAGTAGCAGCCTACGCCCAGTCCAATCCAGATGTGGATTTTGGCATTCACCTGTGTCTCAACAGCGAATGGAAACACTACAAATGGGGAGCCGTGAGTGATCCATCTCAAGTCGCTTCCCTGCTTGAAACAAGCGGCTTCTTCCCTGACAATGGACAATGGGTCGCCGAAAATGCTGACATCCAGGAAATGGAGCAGGAAATGAGGGCTCAAATAGACCGGGCCATCGCTTCTGGCATCACGCCCACGCACATAGACGCACACATGATGACGGCCTACCGCCGTGCAGATTTCGTGCAGGTTCTTTTAAAAATCAGTCAGGAATATAAGCTCCCGATCGGGGTGGATGTGAAGAAACTGAAAGCACGCTACCCGGAGCTGGACTTTCCCGAAATGGTATCACTGGACAAACTCTATGGTGCCGGGCCCGAAGACTATGAAAAAAGCCTGGCAGAATACTATACTACCGTGTTGCGGGGGCTCTCTCCAGGACTGAACGAGATCCTCGTGCACACGGCCTATGATGATGCTGAAATGCAGGCCATCACCGTGGATCATACCAACTGGGGATCCGATTGGCGCCAGCAGGACTTTGACTTTTTCACCAGTGATACTTGTAAAGCAATCCTGAAAGAAGAAAACATCCAGCTGATCACCTGGAAAGCAGTGCAAGATCAACTGATGAAATAGTACCAGCGGTCACCCCCTTTCGGTAGTAGCGTAAAAAAAACAGAGTGTGGATGCAACTTTTCGCCAGAAAAAGCATCTACTAAGTATCCCAATTAGAAACTAATCTAACTACCAGGCTCACCATGCTACGAAACTATTACATCACTGCGCTCAGAAACCTCCTCAAACACAAGAGCTACTTTATCCTCAACATGGGTGGGCTGGCCATTGGTATCACCAGCTTTATCTTCATCTCCCTCTACATCATCAATGAGCTGAGCTACGACCGTTTTCATTCGCAGCATGAAAACACCTATCGGGTGCAGGTGCGCGGACAGATGATGGGCCAAAACCTGAACATGGCCGTCACGGCATCACCCATGGCGCAGGCCCTCCTGCAAGACTATCCGGAAGTTACCAAAGTAACCCAGGTGAAGGAGAGCGGAGCCTGGTTCATTGGTCAGGGCAATAAAAAATTCAATGAAGATGGAGTGCTCTTTGCCGACTCCTCTTTCTTTGATGTGTTTGACTTCCCACTAATCGAAGGGGACCCAAAAACGGCCCTGGTAAAGCCCCGATCTATGGTGCTGACAGAGACCTTCGCCAAAAAATACTTTGGCAACGAACCCGCCCTGGGCAAAAGGATCACCGTAGAGCAAGACACGATCTTCTATGAAGTGACTGGTGTGATGGCCGATGTACCGGACAATTCACACATTAAGTTTGACATGCTGGGCTCCCGAAGCACTTACAAAGTATGGGACAACAACCATTGGGTGAGTCACAATGAGTACACCTACATCGTACTGAATGAAAATGCAGACCATAAAGCCTTTGAAGGCAAACTGGATGAGGTGGTCAAAAAATACGTGGGTCCACAGATTGCACAGTACCTGGGTACTACCATGGAAGCCTGGGAGAGTGCCGGTAATTCTTTTGGTTATTACCTGATGCCCATTACAGACATTCATCTTCGCTCCAATGTGGAAGATGAGTTAGAAGTCAACAGTCACATCTCCTACATTTATATCTACACCCTCATTGCCTTTATTCTGCTCTTCATCGCCATTATCAACTTCGTGAACCTGGCTACGGCACAGTCCGCTGCCCGGTCCAAGGAAGTGGGCATCCGAAAGGTCATGGGGTCAGACCGACAAGCACTCATCTATCAGTTCATTTTTGAGTCGATCCTTATTGCCATAGCTGCCACCCTGATCGCCGCACTCCTGGTTGCACTGCTCACCGGGCAGTTTGAAAACCTCATCAACAAAGAACTGGCGATTAGCCTCACCTCCAGTTACTTGAGCATTTTCATCCTATTGGGGCTGGCCATTGTCATAGGTGTGATGGCAGGCTTTTATCCGGCCTTTGTGCTGGCGGGCTTTCGTCCGGCTGAGGTGCTCAAAGGCCGTGTGAAAGCTGGGGCCAAAACCGGCTGGCTGCGAAACCTGCTGGTGGTCATTCAATTCACAGCGTCCATTGTGATCATCATTGGCACCATGGTCGTCTACCGTCAGATTGATTTTATGCTGAACAAAAACCTCGGCTTTGACAAAGAGCAAACCCTGGTGATCAGAAGGCCAGATGTACTGCGCCAAAACCTGGAAACCTGCAAAACCGAACTCCTCAAAAACCCTAACATTTTGGCGGTAGCCAATGCCACCTCACTCCCAGGCAAAGACCGCTACAACAACAACGCCCACATGACCGAAGACAGTCCGGACTCCCCCTACCTGCTGATGGAAAACTCCGTAAGCTTTGGGTATGCAGAACTGATGGGTCTGGAACTGGTGGCAGGTCGCCTGCTCTCCCGACAGTATGCTTCTGACTCTACGGCCGTGGTGATCAACGAGACCGCTGCGCGTACCCTGGGCTATAGTGTGGAGGAAGCCGTAGGGAAAAGTTTTATTGATAAAGACCGGGATGGAACCATCCGGCGGATGCCCATCATCGGGGTGGTGAAGGACTACAACATCCAGTCGCTGCACCGACCCATAGAGCCTACCATGCTGCGCCTGATGCATGGCAACTGGGAAGGTTTTATGCTGGTGAAAGTCAGCAACACCCAAAATATCCGCGAGACCCTCGCCTACATGGAAGAGACCTGGTTTAAGTACTCCTACAACAAGCCCTTTCAGTATTTCTTTTTTGATGACGACTATGCCGACCTGTACAAATCAGAGTCTACCACCGGACGGGTATTTCTGGTATTTGCGGGACTGTCAATCTGTATCGCCTGTCTTGGGCTCATAGGCCTGATCACCTACACCACGTCCATTCGCAAAAAGGAAATAGGCATCCGCAAGGTGCTGGGTGCTGGTACCACCACCCTGGTGACCCTTCTTTCTAGCGAGTTTGTGAAACTGATCGTGATCTCTACGCTCATCTCGTGGCCAGTGGCCTATTTTGCCATTAACTACTGGCTGCAAAACTTTGCCGACCGGCTGACCATCACGCCCTGGGTTTTTGTGTTCTCCACCCTGGTGGTGGTAGTGATCGGGAGCCTGGCCATCAGCTTTCAGACCATCAAAGCCTCCCTGAGCAACCCGATAGACAGCCTGCGGCAGGAGTAGCCTACCCTATATCCTTAACTTTAAAAACCGTCTGCCGACGGTTTTTTTTTGCTTTGTGGGGTCGCTGAAAATAATGCTTGACTTGTAATGGTTAATGGCGTATTTTGGAGGGATCTCACCACCTCTATCCCATTTTTAAAGATGACATTTAGTGAAATTGACAAATTAAAAGAAACCAACTACACCTTAATTGCTCAACCTGAACTTAATTATTGGTTTGCCATAAGTAGCAAAAAACTAATAGATCACTTTATAAAATCATTTGGAGATGACTTCAACCTGATTCTCTACTCCAGTAAAGAGAAAGACACCGATTACTATGTTTTACCATTTAAGGTAATCAAAGGCCTTTTTAAAGAAGAGTTTTATTCCAATGACAAAAAAACAACCTACACGGGTAAAAGATGGGTCGGAACCATAAAAGATCACCTTCTGAAAGTTACGAATAATCCAACAACGATAGATATTAAAGAGTACTTCGCAAATCCATATTTTTTCCAAAGCAAGGGGCCAGACGAGAGCTCAAATGATTACGAAATAGAAAATAAACTACAGGAAATTAATGTGCGCATAAAACAGTCTAAATTTAGGCAAAGGGTACTGGCCAATTTCAACAATTCCTGTTGTATATCGAATATCAAGGAACAATCCCTATTAATCGCAAGTCATATTATCCCTTGGGCTGACAAGAAAGAAACAAGACTTGACCCTACAAACGGACTTTCACTATCGGTCTTATACGACAAATTGTTTGACAAAGGGTTTTTTACAATTTCTGATCAACTCGAAATTGTAACCATCAGTGATCATACAAATCTCAGCAAACCACTTATTGACATCCTGAATGAAATAAATGGGAAACGAATTTCAATTCCGATTAGAGAAATAAAAAAGGACTTCTTAGAATACCATAGAACCAAGATTTTTATGGAAAGAGATAAAAGAACCATTTCTATTAAAAGTAAACAGCCATGAACTAATAAAGTATCCAGTACGATTCCCGCCAACGCGGGAATGACGATCTGTGTAGGAATGACTCGGTATCGTCATTGCGAGTATCCCGATGGTAATCGGAGACGAAGCAATCCTCCGATAGCCATCCTATATGTCGTTTGTACCTATCTTACCATCCTTCCACACGGCAGTTTGCAACTGGCTGCTAAGGATGACAATCAACACGGTAGTTTGCGAAAGCCTGCTCCCATGACCAATCGGGAAGTCGGCATGCTTTGGCTTTGTCAGCCTGAGCTCCGTCGAAGGGTAAAACAAAGCCATGTGACTCGCTATTGCCATCAGGAAAAACCGAAAACTCTCCTACGATCCACAGACGGATAATGCCTGACGTAAAAAAACACGAATCATCTTTCAACCCATCAAATGTGGATATGGAAGCGCCCGGTTTTGAAACCTGAGAATGGAATCTTTTTGGATCACCCCCTGATCAATATTAATGGCCTGATGAATGGTTTCATTGGCTTTCCAGGCAGCCGGTCCGCTCAACACCGTGGGGAGGTGTACGATGAGCGCAGCAGAGATGGACCTGGATGCACTCTCCCACAAATAGCTGGGAGTATGGTCTACAGCATAGTAATCCGCACTACCCACTGCGAACATCGGCTCTTTGAAAGTGGTAGGTTTGGCAAAGTAAAAGCCCATCCCCTCGTCGCAGCTCACGTCTATGATCAGACACCCTTTCTTCAATATCGCTTGCTCCTCTTCAATGATAAAATCGATCGGGTCATTGGTGTCCTGATAGGTGCCATTGATGATGATATCTGATTCGTGGATCAGCTCCGACAAAGGCCGTTCAGAGCCGTCGTGCTCCACCAGTAACATGCGCGGCTCACCTGCACGCCCCTTCCTGATCCGTGTGTAGTTCACATCCAGAATTTCCTCGCGCACCTCATGGTCAGGCCGCTGAATACAAATGGTGATGTCCCTAAAGCCATGCGCCTTCAGTGCATAGATGGCTCCGCGGCTTACTGCCCCAAAGCTAAAAATGATCACTTTCCGCTGATTGCCGTAATGTCCATCAATTCCTTTTAGCTGCAAGGCATGAATCACCGCACAGTAGCCGGCCATTTCATTGTTTTTGTAAAAAGTATGCCGCCCCTGCAGGCCTGCCGGCGACCATACAAACATATCCTCGAAAGCAATCAGGGTCAACTTACGATCGATGGCACACTGGGTAATGGCGCTTTGCTGTGCACAATGCGGGTATCCCCAGATCACGCCTCCTTCACGTAGTTCCTGCAAGTCGGAGATCACAGGCTTGGCTATTATCACATTGCCTATTTCGCCTAGTAGCTCCTTTCTGGAAGCGAGCCCTCCGGAAAGAGACGCCATCTCCTGATCATCTATACCAAACGACTCTCCATAGCCTTTTTCAAAAATGAGGTGCTTTCTTACTTCCTCCGGTAACCGTAGTAAATGTTCCGGGTGGATCGGTACCCTGCGTTCATCGGCTTTTTTAGAGGTGCCAATCACACCCATATCTGTCATGCTCATAATTTGTCGCTTTATAGGGCCCATCAATAGATGTGACAGACCGTAAATCCACTGAGATGCTGATTCTTTGGAAGTGTTGGCGATTCGCACATCAAAACTGGATCGCCAAAATTCAATACCGGAAAGATTTCGTAAAAAAGACGGAAGGATTCCTGAAAGGGATGAAATAGAATTGAAAAGATTCCACTCCAAAGGTACCATTTATTAAACTGGCATGCTCAGATTCTATTTCATGGGTGGTCAGGTCAGCACTAAGCCTACATAGAGGCTCTTAGCCATTGCCGGAGTGATCACTATTATTCGACTCCCCTCTCTTTTGTTTGTGGCATACACCCGTCATGCCAGATTCCCGCAGTATCGTCATTGCGAGTCCCGATGGCTATCGGGTACGAAGCAATCCTCCGTGGACTGCTCTTGCTTTTTCATCACAAAACAGGATTCGTAATGCGATTCCCCCCTGTGCGGGAAATGAAGGCCAGCAATCACCTCAGCCCCTTGGTTGTGCTTCTAGGTCGATTCCGCTATTTTAGTACCTAAGGGAATCAACAAAAGTATCATGAGACAGATCGTTTATTACGTGGCCAGCTCCATAGACGGATTTATATCCGGCCCCAATGAAGACATTGGGGGTTTTGTACAAAGTGGTAACGGGGTGGATCAGTATCGGGCAGACCTGGCCAGCTATGATACGGTCATCATGGGCAAAAACACCTATGAATTCGGCTATCAGTATGGACTCCAGCCAGGGCAGCCGGCCTATCCCCATATGAAGCACCTGATCTTTTCAAATACCCTGACATTTGAAAGTGCAGATCCACAAGTGCAGGTGAAGAACATTGACCTGGCAGAGATTGAGAAAATACAGAAAGAGGCTGGTACGGACATTTATCTATGTGGAGGTGGAGTGTTTGCCGGTTGGCTTTTAGATCACCAAAAAATTAACATCCTCAAACTGAAGTTGAACCCATTAATTTTGGGACAGGGCATAAGGATTTTTGGTGAGTCCACTCAGAAGTACGGCCTGGTTCTCCTGGACACTGTGCCTTACGAAAATGGTCTGCAGATCATGACCTATCGCATTGATTACGAGAATAAAATATAAGTCTTAAAAGAAGTACCCGCAATTTCCGGGCTGGTTGATTGGATTTGAAATGGCAAAAAAAGAAAGTGAGTCGCTCCATGTGCTGAGTACCCAGGAATGGAGAGATTGGCTCCAGCAAAATCACACCAAAAAACAATCTGTATGGCTCATTCAGTACAAGAAAAACTCCGACATGCCCTCCGTCTCGTGGAGTGAAGCCGTGGACGAAGCGCTTTGTTTTGGATGGATAGACAGCACCAGACGGCCGATAGACGAAGAAAAGTACATGCAGTACTTTGGCAAGCGAAAAGCCAATAGTACCTGGTCAAAAGTGAATAAAGAAAAGGTGGAAAAGCTGATCGCCGATGGCCGCATGACCAGTGCCGGACTGGAAAGCATCAAAATCGCCAAGCAAAATGGTTCGTGGAGTATTTTGGATACTGTGGAGGCCCTTATCATTCCTGATGACCTGGAGGTGGCATTCAAAACCACACCTGGCTCTAAGGACTTCTTTCTGAGTTTAAGCAAATCGGCAAAAAAGAACATCTTAGCATGGCTGGTGCTGGCCAAACGACCCGAGACCAGACTGCAAAGAATCAAAGAAACAGTGGAAAGTGCCGGGCGAAAGCTTAAGCCGAAACCATTGAGATAACACCATCTTAGGAATACTCACGAAAGGTTCATTTAACTTGGTCGTTTAATTTATCAAAGAGCATCAAACATGAAGGCCGCTACAGTAAGCGAAATCAAGAGGGAGCTAAAGACCAAAACCACAGAGGAGCTTTCTGAGCTTTGTCTACGTCTGTCCAAGTTTAAAAAGGAGAACAAAGAATTACTCACCTATCTGCTCTATGAAGCTGCTGATGAGGAGAGCTACATTCAAAGCGTGAAAACGGAGATGGACGACCAGTTTGAGGAAATAAATATCACGAGCTACTACTTCATTAAGAAAAGCGTGCGCAAAATCCTGCGCACGGTCAAAAAATACATCCGGTACTCCCCACACAAAACCACAGAGGTGGAACTGCTGATCTACTTTTGCTCCAGTCTGAAAGAAATGAGCCCGTCCATTAGCAGGAACGTCACTTTGCAAAACCTGTATGATCGCCAACTCACCATGATCAGAAAGAAGGTAAGCACCCTTGACGCAGACCTGCAATACGACTATGGAGTCCTTCTGGATAATATGGAGGGTATCAGTGACTAAATTCCCGGACAAAGCATCACAGTAAACTAGAAACCACACTCCCAACATTGCCTCCTCGCTATGAAAACAATCCTCCTCTTCCTCTTTATTTTGCTATGTCCCGGGCTTAACCTTGACTGCTTTGCTCAAACGCATACCACGACCTGGAACCCCTCCGCACTGACTCCTGAGCAGAAAAAGTTTATTGATTCATGTGACCAATACCTTTATGACACCCTGGGGTACAAACTAACCACGTCATCCGCTCCTTTGACCTACCGAATCATGAAGCTGGATGGTAATTATTCTGAGTATATAGAAATAGATAGCGCTGCCCACACCATAAGCTGGAAGTTCAAAAAGGCCAGTGATGATGAAAAAATGATGCGAAAAAGAATCGTTCTGAACAGGGC
This Marinoscillum sp. 108 DNA region includes the following protein-coding sequences:
- a CDS encoding PQQ-binding-like beta-propeller repeat protein, producing the protein MNRIAGTLIILISLLGAGCNDSATISSDPYKAWDNYLGDAGRTHYSSLTDINRENVTQLQKVWSYEPGDDDGKSYSQCNPLIIGRTLFAASSHFKVFALDAATGVEKWKFDPFEGTDKKDFARGLAAWTDGTQTRIIFTADKYLYALNAETGELVTSFGDGGRIDLTKGLDRDITGLAYQYHAPATVYKDLILMGSLTAETLPAAPGHIRGFDAVTGEQKWIFHTIPHPGEYGYDSWEDTTAYRFIGGANNWTGMTVDETRGILFVPTGSASYDFYGANRKGANLFANSLIALNANTGERIWHFQAVHHDIWDRDFPAPPTLVTVRKDGKSVDAVAQISKSGHVYVFNRETGESLFPIEEKPYPPSELPGEAAWPTQPLPTEPPPFSRQTLTEDDLNPYSNHKEELLTRIRGYQYGGQFIPPSTAGTLLYPGLDGGGEWGGAGYDPTTGILYVNGNEMAWIIKMIELDAEDQDPLTMGKNLYQANCMSCHGADLSGSTFHGAVPALTDVKSRMKPQEMAERIRKGKGSMPAFSYLEEDQVTALIDYLLNWTGDQEEVESNGTKNLEALQYRMEGYQRFVDRDGYPAVKPPWGHLNAIDLNDGTIKWKVPLGEFEELTARGIPKTGTENYGGPVVTAGGLIFIAGTKDPFIRAFDKETGAELWKGRLPRPGLATPATYEVDGRQYVVVAASGGKDTPEKGDEYVAFALPEVE
- a CDS encoding serine hydrolase, coding for MRKHFAPLFILLIIFTSCNDQKVAENASPNDLPRSTPEAEGISSLAISTLIDSMNQSNLGFHSIMIIRHGQVVAEGWWNPYREELKHSLYSLSKSFTSTAVGLAVQEGLLTVNDPVISFFPNDLPAEVSDRLASMTIKNLLTMNTGHSQGTLNTMRNDSTGNWPKAFLAQPLTHEPGTHFFYNTGATYMLSNIIQQKTGLTVQAYLTPRLFEPLGITGMDWEVDPKGVNVGGYGLRVKTEDIAKLGLLYLNKGEWKGEQLLSADWVEEATSKQVTSQEGDNDWSQGYGYQFWRCKPAGLYRGDGAFGQYCIVMPEQDAVVAITSETFDMQACMTLIWKYLLPEMKPDELDEDPETWNALQSKMKALSLPVPTYSTSSPMTSLLQGKVIALEPNEFDIESLAFTFGVNDVSMDIYRPYGQSTMILGVNEWQSSALDRYNLFERPDQQPIRSVTAGTLGWKDSKTMVINVRYLEMAHGDEITLSFDEDGKVTLSFLGSVAAGRQDGSENRTPITGVIQQQETL
- a CDS encoding polysaccharide deacetylase family protein, producing the protein MKNTFLISLLLVGIHLQCTEAQTIQERLGYNKNTKLLIVHADDLGVSHSENMASFEAIEKGMVTSASILVPAPWFSEVAAYAQSNPDVDFGIHLCLNSEWKHYKWGAVSDPSQVASLLETSGFFPDNGQWVAENADIQEMEQEMRAQIDRAIASGITPTHIDAHMMTAYRRADFVQVLLKISQEYKLPIGVDVKKLKARYPELDFPEMVSLDKLYGAGPEDYEKSLAEYYTTVLRGLSPGLNEILVHTAYDDAEMQAITVDHTNWGSDWRQQDFDFFTSDTCKAILKEENIQLITWKAVQDQLMK
- a CDS encoding ABC transporter permease, encoding MLRNYYITALRNLLKHKSYFILNMGGLAIGITSFIFISLYIINELSYDRFHSQHENTYRVQVRGQMMGQNLNMAVTASPMAQALLQDYPEVTKVTQVKESGAWFIGQGNKKFNEDGVLFADSSFFDVFDFPLIEGDPKTALVKPRSMVLTETFAKKYFGNEPALGKRITVEQDTIFYEVTGVMADVPDNSHIKFDMLGSRSTYKVWDNNHWVSHNEYTYIVLNENADHKAFEGKLDEVVKKYVGPQIAQYLGTTMEAWESAGNSFGYYLMPITDIHLRSNVEDELEVNSHISYIYIYTLIAFILLFIAIINFVNLATAQSAARSKEVGIRKVMGSDRQALIYQFIFESILIAIAATLIAALLVALLTGQFENLINKELAISLTSSYLSIFILLGLAIVIGVMAGFYPAFVLAGFRPAEVLKGRVKAGAKTGWLRNLLVVIQFTASIVIIIGTMVVYRQIDFMLNKNLGFDKEQTLVIRRPDVLRQNLETCKTELLKNPNILAVANATSLPGKDRYNNNAHMTEDSPDSPYLLMENSVSFGYAELMGLELVAGRLLSRQYASDSTAVVINETAARTLGYSVEEAVGKSFIDKDRDGTIRRMPIIGVVKDYNIQSLHRPIEPTMLRLMHGNWEGFMLVKVSNTQNIRETLAYMEETWFKYSYNKPFQYFFFDDDYADLYKSESTTGRVFLVFAGLSICIACLGLIGLITYTTSIRKKEIGIRKVLGAGTTTLVTLLSSEFVKLIVISTLISWPVAYFAINYWLQNFADRLTITPWVFVFSTLVVVVIGSLAISFQTIKASLSNPIDSLRQE
- a CDS encoding HNH endonuclease, translated to MVNGVFWRDLTTSIPFLKMTFSEIDKLKETNYTLIAQPELNYWFAISSKKLIDHFIKSFGDDFNLILYSSKEKDTDYYVLPFKVIKGLFKEEFYSNDKKTTYTGKRWVGTIKDHLLKVTNNPTTIDIKEYFANPYFFQSKGPDESSNDYEIENKLQEINVRIKQSKFRQRVLANFNNSCCISNIKEQSLLIASHIIPWADKKETRLDPTNGLSLSVLYDKLFDKGFFTISDQLEIVTISDHTNLSKPLIDILNEINGKRISIPIREIKKDFLEYHRTKIFMERDKRTISIKSKQP